The following proteins are co-located in the Microplitis demolitor isolate Queensland-Clemson2020A chromosome 3, iyMicDemo2.1a, whole genome shotgun sequence genome:
- the LOC103576178 gene encoding uncharacterized protein LOC103576178 has protein sequence MRGKETMNTSSGWATEYGPATRVEVAKSDIDSVKIDCQLSHGNNNQGTRNFVNLINSNTHCVSQNDLSCCDLNIAPYHGLPLLEYAPQWALPSTHTQWEYQANPLLACKSAYPWDFNSNNINLPKELDTWCSANSCVDSARTAIDFAKPIVDLTPPKSYQDCEVSSSVKKIEQKQPIDLSVGSAVSDLCLEDCKIKLSSRKDLKDYSVSKCEAKESLAPAIKKYHSKEELNFVLPSSKIKKQKCDLHSPTNYSKELTGVFWPTKKSDVDSFALKHERSVDNFKRNLNLLSQNFWEDSAMSGQYPGHSRPPVGTPPPQAVWNHLTMTQGSGLNIHPTALSGATLNPAGFYTHPSMARSSHLSSQLTPQLAHTQAPPTWHTPTVPSKNVTSSNAPGNPLFSLQMLVDNRQNQNQYRSSPGSQSTLDLSATSEMAENYSRMTQDIPISLTARSVDKGSRNGSIISPPIPLNGETSSDSGISSSVPTPNSLGDPITLSLSTKDQQQLLTTPKITVKNFESNLKGVANLHDKMKELTGGIDNFTQKMINLPPSVTIERVLPDKKDTEPVKVKDSLSVIAQGPRNVLPVIVNLTSRLDKDVTDSPRREPSSERDRKVDEMNVRSPKNLPKRGKKGVDSLLEKLEGGNKKLGCSENIGSVIVTPVEDTKDICSVKSMSPERPKSKSPTREDDVVSPEFSNDDSNDNMKQRRKRKLEKPVRLSKDSKMEVEDMELEPTEPREPRICETVREEPEEATPPPVSVIPQQKDEIRLEERLEQAKTNEETTNPMTTANQDKVEENEPVRRRSSSEGSSSTNNPMPTNNQRVRRKSSDDASELSKITSPKGVNNANPFNEVESELEKMFAGIVETDTDVKKDDSKVEGSTTTTTTTTTTTSSTTTMDPNAVADPLKQETADDIKSETTDALNSTNPTDVTSTVGTKPPAKKGKKGRARAKKRKASRVPPENIFGPSAEDIVGRDAKRRKQSKGSKKKQEVGKKKKPDGLREIAYDSGSNASSIRSRGPVVHVEGPRDSPLSVQVVNAPREEEEEKSKEKRKSVGNGNVGRSKRLSHQNDLDYRGKVSKAGLFSSTLSSRYDAHTTDSTWVCVFCKQGPHYIVPGDPSRPHPNLAGPHIAPGTYTVPGGVLSDLFGPYLIGKERLEEGILSADEQEITTEQKRGGKNKRSLRYAGLADIFSAKMGKKKRNSIEANTAAMFAGMTMIPGDEQRWEVWLHEQCAVWAAGVYLAGGRVTGLQEAVWDATKSICNACGMTGANIGCVKRGCKAVTHYPCAITKGWHLDNTQYIPKCNLHRVT, from the exons ATGCGCGGTAAAGAAACAATGAATACGTCATCGGGATGGGCAACAGAATACG GACCAGCAACTCGCGTTGAGGTTGCAAAGAGTGATATTGACAGTGTAAAGATTGATTGTCAATTGAGCCACGGTAATAATAATCAGGGGACacgtaattttgtaaatttaattaattcaaacacTCACTGCGTGTCTCAGAATGATTTGAGTTGTTGCGATCTTAATATAGCCCCATATCatg gGCTACCATTATTGGAATACGCTCCTCAGTGGGCGCTTCCATCGACTCACACTCAATGGGAGTATCAAGCAAATCCACTTCTAGCATGTAAAAGTGCTTATCCGTgggattttaattcaaataatataaatctGCCTAAAGAACTGGACACGTGGTGTTCAGCAAACAGTTGTGTTGATTCAGCCCGTACGGCAATTGATTTTGCAAAACCTATTGTTGACTTGACGCCACCGAAAAGTTATCAAGACTGTGAGGTGTCAAGTtcggttaaaaaaatagaacagAAACAACCGATTGACTTGTCAGTAGGTTCTGCTGTGAGTGATCTTTGCCTTGAAGactgcaaaataaaattgtcaagcCGCAAAGACTTGAAAGACTACTCAGTATCAAAGTGTGAAGCTAAAGAATCGCTGGCACctgctattaaaaaatatcattccaaagaagaattaaattttgtattacctagcagtaaaataaaaaaacaaaagtgtGACTTGCATTCACCGACAAATTACTCAAAAGAATTGACTGGAGTTTTTTGGCCTACCAAGAAATCGGATGTTGATTCCTTTGCTCTGAAACACGAGCGCtctgttgataattttaaaagaaatctaAACCTGTTATCACAAAACTTTTGGGAAGATTCCGCGATGTCTGGACAGTACCCAGGACACAGTAGGCCGCCGGTTGGCACACCACCGCCACAAGCTGTCTGGAATCATCTGACAATGACTCAAGGCTCTGGACTAAATATTCACCCTACAGCTTTGTCAGGCGCGACACTTAATCCTGCTGGATTTTACACCCACCCGTCAATGGCAAGATCATCTCACTTGTCGTCTCAGCTGACACCTCAGCTGGCGCACACTCAAGCACCTCCTACGTGGCACACACCGACAGTGCCTTCAAAGAACGTAACCTCCTCAAACGCACCAGGCAATCCTTTATTCAGTCTCCAAATGCTTGTAGACAATCGACAAAATCAAAATCAGTATCGCAGCTCACCCGGGTCGCAGAGCACGCTTGACCTCTCGGCGACCTCCGAGATGGCCGAGAATTACTCACGAATGACTCAGGACATACCCATAAGTCTGACTGCACGTAGTGTAGACAAAGGCAGCCGAAATGGTAGCATTATATCCCCGCCAATTCCACTCAACGGCGAGACCTCTTCGGACAGTGGAATAAGCTCCTCGGTACCAACCCCAAACTCTCTTGGTGATCCCATAACGTTATCGTTATCAACAAAGGACCAGCAGCAATTGCTGACGACCCCAAAGATAACAGTTAAGAATTTTGAAAGTAATCTAAAAGGCGTGGCAAATCTTCATGATAAAATGAAAGAATTAACTGGGggaattgataattttactcaaaaaatgataaatttaccaCCAAGCGTCACTATTGAAAGAGTACTGCCAGATAAAAAAGATACTGAGCCAGTAAAAGTTAAAGATTCGTTGAGTGTTATTGCACAGGGACCACGAAATGTATTGCCTGTAATTGTCAATCTGACTTCTAGGTTAGACAAAGACGTGACGGACAGTCCAAGACGTGAACCTTCGTCCGAACGTGATCGTAAAGTTGATGAAATGAATGTGAGATCCCCGAAAAATCTTCCCAAACGCGGTAAGAAAGGGGTCGATTCGTTGCTGGAAAAACTCGAGGgtggaaataaaaaactcgGTTGCAGTGAAAATATTGGGTCAGTTATTGTTACTCCAGTGGAAGACACTAAAGACATTTGCAGTGTAAAAAGTATGTCACCGGAAAGACCTAAATCTAAATCACCCACGAGAGAAGACGATGTCGTCTCACCGGAATTCAGTAATGACGATTCCAATGACAATATGAAACAACGACGGAAGCGTAAGCTCGAGAAACCCGTCAGGCTGAGTAAAGATTCGAAAATGGAAGTCGAAGATATGGAACTTGAGCCAACGGAACCTCGAGAACCCAGGATATGTGAAACGGTCCGTGAAGAACCGGAGGAAGCAACTCCTCCTCCAGTATCAGTAATCCCTCAGCAAAAAGATGAAATTAGATTAGAGGAGAGATTAGAGCAGGCTAAAACGAATGAGGAAACAACAAATCCAATGACGACAGCTAATCAGGATAAGGTTGAAGAAAATGAGCCTGTTAGGAGGCGGAGTAGTAGCGAGGGATCTTCCTCGACAAATAATCCGATGCCGACGAATAATCAGCGGGTTAGGAGAAAATCCAGCGATGATGCATCTGAATTGTCGAAAATAACGAGTCCAAAAGGTGTTAATAATGCGAACCCATTCAACGAGGTTGAGTCTGAGTTGGAGAAAATGTTTGCGGGTATTGTAGAAACTGATACGGATGTAAAAAAAGATGACTCTAAAGTAGAAGGTTCCacgacaacaacaacaacaacgacgacgacgacgtcAAGTACGACGACGATGGACCCCAATGCTGTGGCGGATCCATTGAAACAAGAGACTGCTGATGATATTAAATCAGAAACAACAGATGCACTGAATTCTACAAATCCTACGGACGTAACGTCCACAGTGGGAACTAAACCCCCGGCGAAGAAGGGAAAGAAAGGACGAGCGCGGGCGAAAAAACGAAAAGCTTCTAGAGTACCACCGGAAAACATATTTGGACCTAGTGCTGAAGATATTGTAGGGAGAGACGCCAAGAGGAGGAAACAGTCAAAAGGTTCGAAGAAGAAGCAAGAGGTAGGGAAGAAAAAGAAACCTGATGGGCTGAGAGAAATAGCCTACGATTCGGGCTCCAATGCCAGTTCGATCAGGTCTAGAGGTCCTGTCGTTCACGTTGAGGGCCCGAGAGACAGTCCTCTGAGTGTCCAGGTCGTCAATGCGCCCAGGGAGGAAGAGGAGGagaaaagtaaagaaaagCGAAAAAGTGTTGGCAATGGAAACGTCGGACGGAGTAAGAGACTGAGTCATCAGAATGATCTTGATTATCGTG gAAAAGTAAGCAAAGCTGGTCTCTTTAGTTCAACTTTATCATCACGATACGATGCTCACACCACCGATTCAACGTGGGTATGTGTGTTTTGCAAACAAGGACCTCACTACATTGTCCCTGGAGATCCTTCTCGGCCGCATCCTAATTTAGCCGGGCCTCATATAGCTCCTGGAACTTATACG GTACCTGGTGGGGTGCTCAGTGATCTCTTCGGTCCATATCTAATCGGAAAGGAGCGACTGGAGGAAGGCATCCTCTCAGCAGATGAGCAGGAAATAACGACAGAACAAAAGAGAGGGGGTAAAAATAAACGCAGTCTGAGGTACGCTGGTCTGGCGGACATATTTTCCGCCAAGATGGGCAAGAAGAAGAGAAATTCCATTGAAGCAAATACCGCGGCAATGTTTGCGGGGATGACAATGATCCCTGGAGACGAGCAGCGGTGGGAAGTCTGGCTTCACGAGCAGTGTGCAGTCTGGGCCGCCGGAGTTTATTTGGCCG GTGGGAGAGTTACTGGTCTCCAGGAAGCCGTCTGGGACGCGACAAAATCAATTTGCAATGCCTGCGGAATGACTGGAGCTAATATTGGTTGTGTGAAACGCGGGTGTAAGGCTGTCACTCATTATCCTTGCGCCATAACAAAGGGTTGGCATCTCGACAATACTCAGTATATACCCAAGTGCAACCTACACCGAGTAacgtga